From the Drosophila simulans strain w501 chromosome 2L, Prin_Dsim_3.1, whole genome shotgun sequence genome, the window GGGAATGTCCGACGAACGAACGCGGGGATGGGTCATGCCAGTGCTGATTTatggaatttaataaatttccacAGATTTTAATCGCTTGTAATTATACGAAAAGAAGCACGCCGGCAACAATAGCGGAGAGGGAAAAATGATATTgtacaaatttcaattaaaattaagaacGAAATCAGCGACAGGTGAAGTCCAGGACCAGTTGGTGCGGCCTCCCTGaatttgattggttttttccagctttcgattcgtgtgtgtgtgtttcaatGTGGtcattttcaattcaatttcccAGCCAAACATTTcctcttatttttatttcattatgctagccatatatgtgtgtgcagTTGCGGAGAtaaaattaaagtattttaaaaatcgaaTTGAGGAATATCGCTTTTGGAACACAACATAAGGACATCATTTTAAagttaaaagtatatattgtTGGGGCTGGGTTAATTTATGAAGGGGGGAACTATTATTTTGACAGCGACTGTAGTCGTGCAGTTTTCCCGGACTCCTGGGGTCGCTCACTGGTAGTTGTTATTGTATAGTATTATAGAGACTCTCATATCCTTACCATTGGCAGTCGCAGATTGATTTACCCCCACACTCCGCTCGTCAGCGATctgtgttttttgtatttccttGGCGACATACTGGCCCACCCACGGGACTCGAGTTTTTATCCAACTTCAAAGGACTTTCGGCCGCTGCTGAGCCTCAAGTGTCCTTGCAGTATGTCCTGCGCCGGCTTATgcgacatttttttttctcatttatgTAGCGTTTCTCGGGCTTCGGCTCtctgatttcattttttgttttcttctccGAAAGAGGATGAGTGGGCCTCAAATTGATGGCCCAAAAACGATGAAGAATAAGCCCTCAAGAGGTGTGGCAGAGTCGGCACTTTTGCGGCTGCCACATATTAGATTTGGTCGGTGAGGCTGCCAAATTGGATAGAACGATTGAATTGAGCAGCGCCCCTATAAGGAATACGCTGCCAGTCGTTTTCCAAAAATTCATTTggattaaataaaacaagaaaattccAAGTTTCATGTACGGCCATCTCAGTTGTTTCGAACTTTAGCTCAAATCTTTGTAGGTCCATTCGAATTTTAGTAATCTTTTGTATAATTATGTACCAAATTTCTACATGCAAGTCGTTGGGTTTGTTTATCGAAAATGGCGAATAATGAGAACGAGAATGGCATAGCACTGGTCAAGTTTGTATCAGTGACCCTGCTCATTTTGGGCATCTGTCTGCTGACCGCCATTCCACAATGGATGATCCTGTGCCTGTTTGGAGATGGCGGCCTGATATACACCATCGCTTGCTTTTTCGTGGGCTTCGTGGTGCTCGTCTTCATCCATTTGATTGAGCCGCTGAAGTACTGGAGGCCATGTAACTATATCGTCATCGCCGTTTGCTACGAACTTATGACACTGGGGGCAGGCAGTTTTCTAATGAACTGGCGTCTGGTTTGCACCATTGTGGTGATGGCCACGGCCCTGCTTTTCCTCGGAGTCACGCTGCTCATTTGTGCCGTTCTAATTAGCACTGGATTTTATATGAACCCCTTCAAACTGGCCGTCGTGGGAGGAATGCTATTCGTTCTGGCATTCTGTATTGAACTTATGAATAGCCTGCTGGCGTGGAGGTATTGGCAGGATGTGGCTATCGGTGTCTTCGTTGCCAGTGTAGTTATTTTGGTCATCTCCCACGTGCTGATCACCTACATCAGCTTCGAGTTCCTGGTCAGAGATGACACCATCTTGGTCGCCATAGTGCTCTATATCGCCTATATACTCTTCCTGATCGGCGGTCGCATTTCCCTGATATATATCAAGCGAAACGCCGATCGTTCCGCTACATCGACCACTTCAACGCCCTATAACGAATATGAATAATATCGTAAAACTTTGTGATGTATCCTCTGTGTAAGCTAAAATGCCGGATTTTCTAATAATTAGATATCATGcactatttttattaatggCTATTCGACttttttaaacacaaaaactTTCCAGACAATACTAACATGAAGTCGTATTTAGGTAACTCCTTTTCGATAAGCATGACGTGTTGGTATTCATTTTGAAAGCGATCTTGAAATGGTGTCATTCATCATTGGAATCAGAAACGGATGAGTATATAGCCTCAATCACGTTCCTGGTGCAATGCGAATACGTGACTCGAGAGCTGATCTTAAATTGAAATCTCTGAGAATATAACAATACGTACAGTACAGCAATGTTTCACTTGTTTCCAATAACTACgaatgaataatttattttcttaaactACTTTAAGATTTTAGTTAAAGGGATATAACTAATGTAGTAAGGTACTACTTATAGTACCATATTTGGTAATccgaaatcaattaaaagtcgCATTAAATTGTTGAACATGAAGCAGATTTTCGTGTGGCAAAAAAAACCCGAAATTATGGAATCATGGTCACAACGGTCggccataaattaaactaGAATAGTATTTGGCCATTCGAATGTGCGAACAGAGTTGCGGCGTGGGAGCGAGACGGATGATGTTGGGGTGGACCAAAAAAGGTTTGGGGGCGATATTGAGGAAGAGATGCCGGCAATTGAAATTGTCGTCGTTTCTGTTGTTATTGCTCGGTTTTTCTGGCTCGCAGCGGATGCAATTCCTACAAAATGATAATTTATGATAATGATGCTTCCGTTATGGCGAGCACAAAACTGGACATTGGATGGCACAGGACATTGGATTGTGTGCGCCGTGCTGCACATAAAAATCAGCCAGTGAGATATGGCGAAAAATTTGCCAGTTTCATTCATTTTACGGGTCGGGCCTCGcatatttattgataatttCCGTGAATTTTGCAGCAGTCAAGCGAAAGCGGAAGTTATGCCATTTGCTGCACAACCGACCATCCCCCCCTACTAACTCCCCCTCTCCCACAACCAAAACAGGACAATAAATGTGTAGTTGTCATCCCGGCGATAGGCGTACGCcgccgtgggcgtggcagtcggTTAGAGTGACTACCGAAATCAAAGTGCCTATCGATTGCGTTGATTTGCCTTGTTTATTGTCTCGACTAAGGCGACAGATCCCCCTTATAAGACCCCTTTCCACCCGATTGTTTTGACTGCCCCTGAGTACGAGTATTTATGGGTTACGCTCGAACAACAATGACGGTGGGCTAGTCCATTGTCTGCGATTATCAATAAGCATTAGCCAAACAATAGGATGCTCAGTGTCAGTGGTTCCTAGCCCCTTTCCCGCCAGCCACAGCCCACTTGGGTGAGCATTCTAATGA encodes:
- the LOC6731559 gene encoding uncharacterized protein LOC6731559 — translated: MANNENENGIALVKFVSVTLLILGICLLTAIPQWMILCLFGDGGLIYTIACFFVGFVVLVFIHLIEPLKYWRPCNYIVIAVCYELMTLGAGSFLMNWRLVCTIVVMATALLFLGVTLLICAVLISTGFYMNPFKLAVVGGMLFVLAFCIELMNSLLAWRYWQDVAIGVFVASVVILVISHVLITYISFEFLVRDDTILVAIVLYIAYILFLIGGRISLIYIKRNADRSATSTTSTPYNEYE